A single window of Sphingobium sp. SCG-1 DNA harbors:
- a CDS encoding TonB-dependent receptor, whose translation MSVATRRGTAVLLATAANCILGAPAFAQAAQQADAASADIVVTAQRRTERLQDVPISASVIGGAELQQRNTSTLESLSAQTPAVVVTKGGAGNRLSIRGIGSGDNNPLFEQSVATFVDGIYQGRSRSSGAAFLDLLRVEILKGPQSVYFGNNAIAGVLNLVSRDPGEAPDGYLRSAYNFSFDSATVEGAFGGPVSDTLGIRLAGTATRGDGYIRDETIGIRIPRVRSYAGRATIKWEPTQNLSWAIKASAEHLRQTGAISDEIAYCPPNPLFTGGATGSCLAALGLAEDVVVNQRRSHSRGQGIDTDAYALSSNLNYDAGPLQLSLLTGYARTKYDQRLDSDGTSATLAHFTTPERFTQFSQEFRIATPRGDVVAFDAGLYYQRERIHGGVNYNFAALNPRLTGRFAALAPIGNYGAFDDYVQKSQTMAAYLFFTVRPAKAVTLSFGGRQNWVDKSIVLNQGFGYSPGVFGSISPYPTVALQQIGDAFGLAAGLGVTGTRKSRRSDEHFSPSIVLSYEPSSELNIYAKYTNGFKGGGFNGLEHTGSTLALTFGPEYVDGYELGLKLQLFNRRLTVNVALFRNDFDNLQVSTSQNFGAGVVNSIGNAGGARAKGLELESRLRLGRGFSTGLSFTLLDSKYTSYPLAGGSALDVQQGRPFVDLSGARTRYAPRYSGNYDLDYIRSLGAGLKLHLNGSMFFTSAYNFSNNNDPFLSQGKYARLGAIVGIGDESDRWEVSVIGKNLTDRTVRIFGTNLAQSRGSYLIGTDEPLNVTLQARVNF comes from the coding sequence ATGTCAGTGGCAACCCGGCGCGGGACGGCAGTATTGCTTGCTACGGCCGCGAATTGTATTCTGGGAGCGCCCGCTTTTGCCCAAGCGGCGCAACAGGCGGATGCGGCCAGCGCAGATATCGTCGTAACAGCCCAGCGGCGTACCGAGCGCCTGCAAGACGTTCCCATTTCCGCAAGCGTGATCGGTGGCGCCGAACTGCAACAGCGCAATACCAGCACACTGGAATCACTGTCGGCGCAGACGCCTGCTGTCGTCGTGACCAAAGGCGGAGCTGGTAACCGCCTATCCATTCGCGGCATAGGTTCTGGGGACAACAACCCGCTGTTTGAGCAATCGGTGGCAACCTTCGTGGACGGAATTTACCAAGGTCGTTCGCGCTCGAGCGGCGCTGCTTTTCTCGACCTTTTGCGTGTCGAGATTCTTAAAGGACCGCAAAGCGTCTATTTCGGCAATAACGCCATTGCGGGTGTGCTTAACCTCGTCTCCCGCGACCCTGGGGAGGCGCCTGATGGATATTTGCGCAGCGCGTATAATTTTAGTTTCGACTCCGCCACGGTTGAGGGGGCATTTGGTGGACCTGTTAGCGATACATTGGGTATCCGTCTGGCCGGTACCGCGACACGCGGCGATGGTTATATTCGTGACGAGACCATAGGTATTCGCATCCCGCGCGTTCGATCCTATGCCGGCCGGGCGACCATTAAGTGGGAGCCGACCCAGAATCTAAGTTGGGCGATAAAGGCTAGCGCCGAGCATTTGCGCCAAACCGGTGCCATCTCGGACGAGATCGCCTACTGCCCGCCCAATCCCCTTTTCACTGGCGGGGCAACCGGAAGCTGCCTCGCCGCGCTGGGCCTGGCGGAGGATGTGGTTGTCAACCAGCGTCGTTCGCATAGCCGCGGCCAGGGCATTGATACGGATGCCTATGCGCTGTCATCCAATCTCAACTACGATGCCGGCCCCCTCCAGCTATCATTGCTTACGGGATATGCGCGCACGAAATATGACCAGCGGCTGGACTCGGATGGAACGAGCGCGACATTAGCGCACTTCACCACCCCCGAGCGTTTCACGCAATTCAGCCAAGAGTTTCGCATTGCAACGCCACGCGGCGATGTTGTGGCGTTTGACGCGGGCCTATATTATCAGCGTGAGCGCATCCACGGGGGTGTTAATTATAACTTCGCTGCGCTTAACCCGAGACTGACGGGACGTTTTGCTGCACTTGCGCCGATTGGCAATTATGGCGCATTCGATGATTATGTACAGAAGTCCCAGACAATGGCGGCTTATCTCTTCTTCACGGTGCGACCTGCAAAAGCAGTCACCCTGAGCTTTGGCGGCCGTCAGAACTGGGTCGACAAGTCGATCGTCCTCAACCAGGGCTTTGGCTATTCTCCTGGGGTATTCGGCTCAATATCGCCCTACCCTACTGTCGCCTTGCAGCAGATCGGCGACGCGTTCGGACTTGCTGCGGGTCTGGGCGTGACGGGTACCCGGAAGTCACGGCGGAGCGATGAGCATTTCAGCCCCTCAATCGTCTTGTCCTACGAGCCAAGTTCCGAACTCAACATATATGCCAAATACACCAACGGCTTCAAAGGCGGAGGCTTCAACGGACTTGAGCATACGGGGAGTACACTGGCGCTGACATTTGGCCCGGAATATGTGGACGGATATGAACTGGGCCTCAAATTGCAACTTTTCAACCGCCGACTAACGGTTAACGTGGCTTTGTTCCGGAATGATTTCGACAATCTTCAGGTCTCGACATCACAAAATTTCGGGGCAGGAGTCGTCAACTCAATCGGTAACGCTGGCGGCGCACGCGCCAAGGGGCTTGAGCTGGAAAGCCGGCTTCGCTTAGGCAGAGGGTTCTCAACGGGGCTGAGCTTCACATTGCTCGACTCTAAATATACCAGCTATCCACTCGCGGGCGGGAGTGCGCTGGATGTCCAGCAAGGCAGGCCCTTCGTCGATCTTTCTGGAGCGCGGACCCGCTATGCCCCCCGTTATAGCGGAAATTACGACTTAGATTACATCAGATCTCTCGGCGCCGGGCTTAAGCTGCATCTGAACGGTAGCATGTTCTTCACCAGCGCGTACAACTTCTCCAACAATAATGATCCTTTCCTTTCTCAAGGCAAATATGCTCGCTTGGGTGCTATTGTCGGTATTGGCGACGAAAGTGACCGGTGGGAAGTGTCGGTAATCGGAAAAAATCTGACCGATCGAACAGTCCGGATTTTTGGAACAAATCTCGCTCAGTCTCGCGGATCCTATCTCATTGGCACGGATGAACCGCTCAACGTCACCCTTCAAGCACGCGTGAATTTCTGA
- a CDS encoding MFS transporter, whose protein sequence is MEGDQRKGDLNRKEAAPLGEDAPNPIQTSGVGPWGIVIIFMILYALAYFDKRLITLLIEPIRQTIHATDLEMSILSGTAFVSFYVIFSFPIGWAADRFSRRNIIFWGVVSWSAFATFGGFSRTFWHLLGSRFGVGAGEASLMPSAHSIIADIFPREKLSRALGVFTLGAFLGSALSFAIGGALLSHFAGQSRVSLPLIGDVLPWQAVLLLASAPGIPLAFLLFLFKEPMRSGRVAASHSEPNSSSNAFFRRHWRFFALHFSGFSILSVMTSGLASWLPTHMLRTFSEPIGHAGLILAALQLTVGPAGMLLTVRTVDRMFRAGRKDAHMTFYVVAALILSCAGILVGVAPNARVAYGGVMVFDMLHGGFLPVAGAVLQLATPAQYRGQATAIFFVCYNVVGQAFGPIAVALATDYLFASEGRIGASIALTCAVAGPLCAFLLYASRSSLRSVLAEAE, encoded by the coding sequence ATGGAAGGCGACCAGCGCAAAGGCGATTTGAACCGGAAAGAAGCTGCCCCGTTAGGCGAGGATGCCCCAAATCCAATACAGACAAGTGGTGTTGGTCCTTGGGGAATCGTCATCATCTTCATGATCCTTTATGCCTTGGCCTACTTCGACAAACGGCTCATCACTTTGCTGATCGAGCCAATCCGGCAAACGATTCACGCTACCGATCTTGAAATGAGCATCTTGTCAGGTACCGCGTTTGTATCCTTCTACGTAATTTTCTCCTTCCCGATCGGTTGGGCCGCAGACCGTTTCTCCAGGCGTAATATCATCTTTTGGGGCGTAGTGAGCTGGTCGGCATTCGCGACATTTGGCGGCTTCTCAAGGACGTTCTGGCACCTCCTTGGTTCTCGCTTTGGCGTTGGCGCGGGGGAAGCATCCTTGATGCCCTCGGCCCATTCGATCATCGCTGATATCTTTCCGCGGGAGAAGTTGTCCCGTGCTTTAGGCGTGTTCACTTTGGGTGCTTTCCTGGGATCTGCCTTGTCCTTCGCTATAGGCGGCGCACTGTTATCGCATTTCGCAGGCCAATCGAGGGTCTCGCTTCCGCTGATAGGGGATGTGTTACCGTGGCAGGCCGTTCTGCTTCTCGCCAGCGCTCCTGGCATTCCACTCGCTTTCTTGCTTTTCCTGTTTAAAGAGCCAATGCGTTCTGGGCGTGTGGCCGCTAGCCACTCAGAGCCGAACTCAAGTTCAAACGCTTTTTTCCGACGACATTGGCGGTTCTTCGCGCTGCATTTCAGCGGCTTTAGCATCTTGAGCGTCATGACCTCAGGACTCGCGTCCTGGTTGCCGACGCATATGCTACGCACGTTCTCTGAACCCATAGGTCATGCTGGCCTAATCCTCGCCGCGCTCCAGTTGACCGTAGGCCCGGCTGGGATGCTCCTGACGGTGCGAACGGTTGATCGGATGTTTCGCGCGGGGCGCAAAGATGCGCACATGACATTCTATGTAGTCGCGGCCCTTATCTTATCGTGTGCGGGCATTCTCGTCGGCGTCGCCCCCAACGCTCGCGTCGCATATGGGGGCGTGATGGTATTCGACATGTTGCATGGCGGCTTTCTGCCCGTTGCAGGCGCGGTTCTCCAACTCGCCACCCCGGCGCAGTATCGAGGCCAGGCTACGGCGATTTTCTTCGTTTGTTACAATGTCGTGGGTCAGGCCTTTGGCCCTATAGCGGTTGCTCTTGCTACCGATTATCTGTTTGCAAGCGAAGGTCGGATTGGCGCTTCGATCGCTCTTACCTGCGCAGTCGCTGGCCCACTTTGTGCCTTCCTCCTCTACGCGAGCCGCAGTTCGCTACGCTCTGTGCTCGCGGAGGCGGAATAA
- a CDS encoding SDR family NAD(P)-dependent oxidoreductase: MIIDWVKSSRPLAGKVAIVTGAGRGCGRAIAKGLALAGADICCVSRSQAELESLTQEIEVSGGRALPAAADVTDLAAIEAMVASTVEHFGGVDIAVLSHGVALAIGPIDETAPQEWRRTVEVNLVGTYHCLKAVIPAIKARGAGKIIIVGSGQGHNGTAATSAYASSKAGTWALTRSVAAELMPYNISVNELLPGNVRTQLYEQTFHKVASSTPEGGDSIAAKRSQEWLKEPEDVIPLALFMACQPDIGPSAQSFSLMRRS; this comes from the coding sequence ATGATCATCGATTGGGTTAAGTCTAGCCGACCCCTGGCGGGAAAAGTGGCCATCGTAACCGGCGCAGGTCGCGGTTGTGGACGTGCAATCGCCAAAGGCCTTGCTTTGGCAGGCGCCGATATTTGCTGCGTTTCGCGTTCACAGGCAGAATTGGAGAGCCTAACGCAGGAGATCGAAGTCAGCGGTGGGCGAGCGCTGCCCGCGGCGGCTGACGTAACCGACCTAGCGGCGATCGAAGCAATGGTCGCTTCGACTGTTGAGCATTTTGGCGGAGTCGATATTGCTGTTTTAAGTCATGGCGTGGCGCTCGCCATCGGTCCCATCGATGAAACCGCTCCTCAAGAATGGCGCCGGACGGTAGAGGTCAATCTCGTCGGGACCTATCATTGTCTTAAGGCCGTGATTCCCGCGATAAAAGCGCGAGGCGCAGGAAAGATCATAATCGTGGGTTCAGGCCAAGGCCATAATGGTACGGCCGCCACTTCTGCCTATGCCAGTTCCAAAGCCGGAACCTGGGCGCTTACGCGCTCGGTTGCAGCCGAGCTGATGCCATACAATATCAGCGTGAATGAGTTACTCCCCGGCAATGTTCGCACCCAGCTTTATGAACAGACATTCCATAAAGTGGCCTCCTCGACCCCGGAAGGAGGGGACTCAATAGCAGCAAAACGTTCGCAGGAATGGCTGAAGGAGCCCGAGGACGTCATCCCTCTCGCCCTTTTCATGGCCTGTCAGCCGGATATCGGACCCAGTGCGCAGAGCTTTAGCCTGATGCGCAGGAGCTAA
- a CDS encoding dihydroxy-acid dehydratase, protein MTERHWRSSTIYEGVVRTTTRAFLYALGQDDEDIVRPHIGVVHTGGEMSPCNMLLRDQALHAKTGVSTGGGTPHECPVVSVSDGLSVAHSGMRFSLLSRELIADSVEATTRAHQWDGLVGLGGCDKNMPGIMMGMIRCNVPSAFLYGGSALPGRSGGKDVNIVDTYEMIGKVLAGEAEEAELAANARISVPTPGACAGQYTANTMAMVSETVGLALLGSSMVPAVYSARAPLARRTGRELMRAVLNDGPLPRDLVTRASLENAAALVAATGGSTNSVLHLPALAHEAGLRFTMEDVAEVLARTPLIADLKPGGQYLARDVYEIGGAPVILKALLQGGFINGDTPTLTGVTLAKALEQFPNADGRVVKPADQAIAPTGGLTVLKGNLAPDGALLKVAGLRTLKHRGPARVFESEEECLVAVRAGAYLAGDVIVIRNEGPKGGPGMREMLGITALIYGQGNGEKVALITDGRFSGATRGLCIGHVGPESADSGPIAFLRDGDIIAIDASAAERSLMVEITGEELALRSGEGFAHSQRKLGGALEKYAATVGPARLGAVTHSGGVVWERDG, encoded by the coding sequence ATGACCGAAAGGCATTGGAGATCATCAACGATCTACGAGGGCGTTGTACGTACGACCACCCGTGCCTTCCTTTACGCTTTAGGACAGGATGACGAAGATATTGTTCGTCCCCATATCGGCGTGGTTCATACCGGAGGGGAAATGAGCCCCTGCAATATGCTGCTCCGCGACCAGGCACTGCACGCAAAAACAGGCGTCTCAACCGGTGGAGGTACACCGCATGAATGCCCGGTTGTTTCGGTATCCGACGGATTGTCGGTCGCCCATTCCGGCATGCGCTTTTCCCTGCTGTCACGAGAGTTGATCGCAGATAGCGTAGAGGCCACTACTCGCGCGCATCAGTGGGACGGTCTTGTTGGGCTGGGTGGCTGCGACAAGAATATGCCAGGGATCATGATGGGCATGATTCGATGTAACGTGCCCTCTGCCTTTCTATACGGAGGATCGGCCCTACCTGGCCGGAGTGGGGGCAAGGACGTAAACATCGTCGATACTTATGAAATGATCGGAAAGGTTTTAGCGGGGGAAGCGGAGGAAGCTGAACTTGCCGCAAATGCCCGGATCAGCGTTCCCACGCCTGGCGCCTGCGCTGGACAGTATACCGCCAACACCATGGCCATGGTTTCTGAAACAGTCGGTCTGGCATTGCTTGGCTCGTCAATGGTTCCGGCAGTATATTCCGCGCGGGCGCCGCTCGCGCGCCGAACGGGTCGGGAGCTGATGAGAGCTGTCTTGAACGACGGACCGTTGCCTCGTGATCTCGTAACCCGCGCCTCGCTGGAAAATGCAGCTGCGCTGGTTGCTGCAACAGGCGGATCGACTAACTCCGTCTTACATTTGCCGGCGCTCGCCCATGAGGCGGGGCTGCGCTTTACAATGGAGGACGTTGCCGAAGTCTTGGCGCGAACACCATTAATTGCGGACCTGAAGCCAGGTGGCCAGTATCTCGCCCGTGACGTGTACGAAATCGGAGGCGCACCAGTTATTCTGAAGGCGCTCCTGCAAGGCGGCTTTATCAACGGTGATACGCCGACCCTTACTGGAGTGACATTGGCTAAAGCCCTGGAGCAATTTCCCAACGCCGACGGTCGGGTGGTAAAACCGGCGGATCAAGCGATCGCGCCAACCGGCGGCCTGACGGTCTTGAAAGGAAATTTGGCCCCTGATGGCGCTTTGCTGAAAGTTGCAGGATTGCGCACATTGAAGCATCGCGGACCCGCAAGAGTATTTGAGTCTGAAGAGGAGTGCTTGGTCGCTGTGCGCGCTGGTGCCTATTTAGCAGGCGATGTGATCGTCATCCGGAACGAAGGTCCTAAAGGCGGCCCAGGCATGCGGGAGATGCTGGGGATAACTGCCTTGATCTATGGACAAGGTAACGGTGAAAAGGTTGCGCTGATAACTGATGGACGGTTCTCGGGCGCGACGCGAGGCCTGTGTATAGGGCATGTCGGTCCGGAATCTGCTGACAGCGGTCCTATCGCCTTCCTTCGTGACGGCGACATTATCGCGATTGACGCAAGCGCCGCGGAGCGGAGCCTCATGGTTGAAATCACAGGAGAAGAACTAGCACTCCGTAGCGGCGAAGGCTTTGCGCATTCTCAACGCAAACTGGGTGGGGCACTAGAGAAATACGCGGCCACTGTTGGGCCCGCTCGGCTCGGTGCCGTCACGCATTCGGGCGGTGTCGTGTGGGAGCGAGATGGATGA
- a CDS encoding NAD(P)-dependent oxidoreductase: MIGFAGLGDIGMQMAHRLAVVHGKLTVWNRTAKRSECLIHLKGVSIASSPEALFQSCELIGLCLTSDVASGEIARRMFPCALPDGKRRIIVDFSTGSPDAARRLAEEAERHRVDWIDAPVSGGPLSAAEGTLTLFLGGKSDVLETAAPLLKAVSAHRTAIGGAGAGQAMKLCNQMIVANTMLTLAETIAAARQAGINVSLLPSALRGGLADSAPLRLFGPRMAAKEHSPRLGSIALMEKDLALARKMMSRPESWTPMSDLCADLLSRAANPEADLSCLIDIFLKTER; encoded by the coding sequence ATGATCGGGTTTGCGGGGTTAGGTGATATCGGCATGCAAATGGCCCACCGGTTGGCAGTCGTTCACGGCAAACTCACTGTGTGGAACCGCACTGCAAAACGATCGGAATGCTTGATTCACCTGAAGGGCGTCTCAATTGCGTCATCGCCTGAAGCGCTCTTCCAGTCATGCGAGTTGATTGGCCTTTGCCTCACGTCAGATGTCGCAAGTGGTGAGATAGCGCGACGTATGTTCCCTTGCGCACTCCCCGATGGAAAACGGCGGATAATTGTCGACTTTTCAACAGGAAGCCCCGACGCGGCGCGCCGTCTGGCTGAAGAAGCCGAACGACATCGTGTCGATTGGATCGATGCGCCGGTTTCGGGAGGCCCCCTCTCAGCTGCCGAGGGCACCTTGACCCTTTTCCTTGGCGGAAAATCAGACGTTTTGGAGACTGCCGCGCCACTGCTAAAAGCCGTGAGCGCGCATCGGACCGCCATCGGCGGTGCCGGTGCGGGCCAAGCCATGAAGTTGTGCAATCAGATGATTGTCGCAAATACGATGCTGACACTTGCCGAAACGATCGCTGCGGCCCGCCAGGCCGGTATCAATGTCAGCCTTTTGCCCTCCGCGCTACGTGGAGGACTGGCCGATAGTGCGCCTCTCCGTCTGTTTGGCCCCCGCATGGCAGCCAAGGAGCATAGCCCGCGGCTTGGGTCTATTGCGCTTATGGAAAAGGACTTGGCGCTGGCTCGAAAGATGATGTCACGCCCCGAAAGCTGGACTCCCATGTCCGATTTATGTGCCGATCTTTTATCGCGAGCCGCAAATCCTGAAGCTGACCTGTCCTGCCTCATCGACATCTTCCTCAAGACTGAACGATGA
- a CDS encoding TetR/AcrR family transcriptional regulator, whose protein sequence is MFARDGYGSVSINSITRHVDVAIGSLYQFFPTKVAVVVC, encoded by the coding sequence CTGTTTGCGAGAGATGGCTACGGTTCGGTTTCAATAAATTCGATCACACGTCATGTCGACGTCGCGATTGGATCGCTCTACCAGTTTTTTCCAACGAAAGTTGCCGTCGTTGTTTGCTAA
- a CDS encoding rhodanese-related sulfurtransferase, which produces MRVAALYKFARLDDCNALRRELALICFTEGLKGTLLLASEGINGTIAGSNHAIESVLAFIRRLPGFRDLEVKYATAETMPFHRMKVRVKREIVTMGQPGIDPLTGVGHYVSPQDWNALISEPGTIVIDTRNDYEVAVGSFAGAINPKTASFRDFPAWFRAERERLLGTVDRPKIAMFCTGGIRCEKSTAFLKGEGLDEVYHLQGGILKYLETVPAEQSLWEGECFVFDHRVAVGHGLEAGTHVQCHGCRLPVSSGDQGSPLYVPGVSCPACYGTRTDAQRAGYAERDRQEHLARTRGVAHIGARAPSDERKRPIF; this is translated from the coding sequence ATTCGCGTGGCCGCGCTCTACAAGTTTGCCCGGCTAGACGACTGCAATGCCCTGCGCCGCGAACTGGCGCTAATATGCTTCACCGAAGGATTGAAGGGAACGCTGCTGCTCGCCAGCGAGGGGATCAACGGCACGATCGCCGGATCGAATCACGCGATCGAAAGCGTCCTGGCATTTATCCGCCGGCTGCCGGGATTCCGCGATCTCGAGGTAAAATACGCCACGGCCGAGACCATGCCATTCCATCGCATGAAAGTGCGGGTGAAGCGCGAAATAGTGACGATGGGTCAGCCCGGGATCGATCCGCTCACCGGCGTTGGTCACTATGTGTCGCCACAGGACTGGAACGCCCTGATCAGCGAACCCGGCACGATCGTGATCGACACGCGCAACGACTATGAGGTGGCGGTCGGCAGTTTTGCCGGTGCGATCAATCCAAAGACTGCCAGCTTTCGGGATTTTCCCGCCTGGTTCCGCGCGGAGCGCGAGCGGCTGCTCGGCACAGTCGATCGGCCGAAGATCGCGATGTTCTGCACCGGCGGAATTCGTTGTGAGAAATCGACAGCGTTCCTGAAGGGCGAAGGGCTAGACGAGGTCTATCATCTTCAGGGCGGTATCCTCAAATATCTCGAGACCGTCCCTGCTGAGCAAAGCCTGTGGGAAGGTGAATGCTTTGTCTTCGACCACCGCGTCGCGGTTGGTCATGGACTTGAAGCTGGAACCCATGTGCAGTGCCACGGCTGCCGCCTACCGGTCAGCAGTGGAGATCAGGGTTCACCGCTCTACGTGCCTGGAGTAAGCTGTCCGGCCTGCTATGGAACCCGCACGGATGCCCAGCGCGCCGGTTATGCCGAACGCGACCGGCAGGAGCATCTCGCCAGGACACGTGGCGTGGCGCATATTGGTGCCAGGGCCCCGAGCGACGAAAGAAAGCGTCCAATCTTTTAA
- a CDS encoding Arm DNA-binding domain-containing protein encodes MYKNRRNLGLLCPRLSRFDHLFPAASVPCGGLSRGWSVPGISRSPQHRGLLRKKALDHGTYRHCNLKRKAPGEVIQEGDSLVLFVQVEPTGGKLWRFKYRMHGRERKLAIGTYPAIHSLEGTVVFLSVKSRHYEFGHGMQAFVSL; translated from the coding sequence GTGTATAAAAACCGCAGAAACCTTGGACTTTTGTGTCCTCGGTTGTCCAGATTTGACCATCTCTTTCCGGCCGCATCCGTGCCGTGTGGGGGCCTTTCGAGGGGGTGGTCGGTTCCGGGCATTTCAAGAAGCCCCCAGCATAGGGGCCTATTGCGGAAAAAGGCTTTGGATCATGGCACTTACCGACATTGCAATTTGAAACGCAAAGCCCCGGGAGAAGTCATACAAGAGGGCGATAGCCTTGTACTCTTCGTTCAGGTCGAGCCCACTGGTGGCAAGCTTTGGCGGTTCAAGTATCGAATGCACGGGAGAGAGCGAAAGCTGGCGATCGGCACCTATCCCGCCATTCACAGCTTGGAGGGAACTGTTGTTTTTTTATCAGTCAAAAGCCGGCACTATGAATTTGGACATGGGATGCAGGCGTTCGTGTCGCTATAG
- a CDS encoding rod shape-determining protein, whose translation MKLPKFFSSSTHDMAIDLGTVNTVIYVRDRGIVLNEPSVIAIETQNGIRRVKVVGNEAKLMMGKTPAGIQAIRPLRDGVIADIDVAEQMIKHFVDKALGGSSRFGRRHEVVICVPSGSTMVERRALRDAASNAGAFRVQLIEEPMAAAIGAGLPVTEPRGAMVVDIGGGTTEVAVLSLRGIAYSNSVRVGGDKLDDAISSHVRRTHNLMIGEATSERVKHLIGSAVAPEGQGRTLTVKGRDLVNGRPAEITITEAEIADALAEPVGQIKSAVMSALEQTAPELSSDIIDEGITLTGGGALLGRIDEALSETTGLPVKIADDALMCVAMGAGRALEDTAYDGVLTIG comes from the coding sequence ATGAAGTTACCCAAATTCTTTTCGTCGTCCACACACGACATGGCCATCGATTTGGGCACTGTGAACACGGTCATCTATGTCCGAGACCGCGGCATCGTCCTCAACGAGCCGTCAGTAATCGCTATCGAGACACAGAATGGTATTCGGCGGGTGAAGGTCGTAGGCAACGAGGCGAAGCTTATGATGGGCAAAACGCCTGCCGGTATTCAGGCCATCCGCCCTTTGAGAGACGGCGTTATCGCCGATATCGACGTCGCTGAGCAGATGATAAAGCATTTCGTGGATAAGGCGCTGGGCGGCAGCAGCCGTTTCGGGCGGCGGCATGAAGTCGTGATCTGCGTGCCTTCGGGATCAACGATGGTGGAGCGCCGGGCGCTTCGCGATGCGGCGTCCAATGCAGGAGCATTCCGCGTGCAGTTGATTGAGGAGCCGATGGCGGCCGCGATTGGCGCAGGCCTTCCCGTCACTGAGCCGCGCGGCGCAATGGTGGTGGATATCGGCGGCGGCACAACGGAAGTCGCCGTGCTCTCGTTGCGAGGGATCGCCTACAGCAACTCGGTGCGCGTCGGGGGCGACAAGCTGGACGATGCCATATCTTCGCATGTCCGACGCACCCATAACCTGATGATCGGCGAAGCGACGTCCGAACGCGTGAAGCATCTGATCGGCAGCGCTGTAGCGCCAGAAGGCCAAGGCCGCACGTTGACTGTCAAGGGACGCGACTTGGTCAATGGCCGCCCGGCGGAAATTACCATCACCGAAGCGGAGATCGCAGACGCGTTGGCGGAACCGGTTGGCCAGATCAAGAGCGCCGTCATGTCCGCGCTGGAGCAAACCGCGCCCGAACTGTCGTCCGACATCATCGACGAAGGCATCACTTTGACCGGGGGAGGGGCGCTGTTGGGCCGGATTGACGAAGCGTTGTCGGAAACGACGGGTTTGCCGGTAAAGATTGCGGACGATGCCTTGATGTGCGTGGCAATGGGCGCGGGGAGAGCGCTGGAGGACACAGCATATGACGGTGTGCTGACGATCGGATAG
- a CDS encoding cellulase family glycosylhydrolase, with the protein MSEASRNINLSNSPLMGVNLSGCEFAADGVLCPSASTVNIYADKGFRAIRLPFRGAQASNPAIVSKIKAVVDAAVKRGVYVILDRHDYGATFDPNEAAWWASFIKNFPNTTYVMIDTMNEPRKGASYQADPKTGKSYATEVNAGIAAFRKAGFKHKLLIEWRGSSGMVRFDKREAASKACESPACSFDRAGGLKDPLGLTMVSGHRYPDSDGSGTSPVCVSNTTGTKLIWNTDLAAKARGLKVWVGEFAFGNSTKVNPVCDALGKDAIKRMRSLPDTYVGVSWWGGGNGWKESYLYKIEPKKGTFAAAAPSAYLTTLVGR; encoded by the coding sequence GTGTCCGAAGCATCGCGCAACATCAATTTGAGCAATTCTCCGCTGATGGGCGTAAATCTCTCCGGATGTGAGTTTGCGGCTGACGGTGTACTCTGTCCTTCGGCAAGCACCGTTAACATTTATGCTGACAAGGGCTTCCGCGCAATTCGGCTGCCATTTCGCGGCGCTCAGGCCAGCAATCCTGCCATAGTTTCCAAGATCAAGGCCGTTGTAGATGCGGCCGTCAAGCGGGGCGTCTATGTCATCCTGGATCGCCATGATTATGGGGCGACCTTCGATCCAAATGAGGCGGCCTGGTGGGCATCGTTCATCAAGAACTTCCCGAACACGACCTATGTCATGATCGACACGATGAATGAGCCGCGCAAGGGCGCGTCGTATCAGGCCGACCCTAAGACCGGCAAATCCTATGCTACCGAAGTGAACGCAGGCATTGCGGCGTTCCGCAAAGCGGGCTTCAAGCACAAGCTGTTGATCGAATGGCGCGGATCGTCGGGCATGGTGCGTTTCGACAAGCGCGAAGCCGCATCGAAGGCGTGTGAAAGCCCGGCCTGCTCGTTCGATCGCGCGGGTGGGCTGAAGGATCCATTGGGCCTCACGATGGTGTCGGGCCATCGCTACCCGGATTCCGATGGCTCGGGCACAAGCCCGGTTTGCGTCAGCAATACGACCGGCACGAAGCTGATCTGGAACACCGATCTCGCGGCAAAGGCCCGTGGACTGAAGGTGTGGGTCGGCGAATTCGCTTTCGGCAACAGCACGAAGGTCAATCCGGTCTGCGATGCCCTTGGCAAGGACGCGATCAAGCGTATGCGGTCGCTGCCTGACACCTATGTCGGCGTAAGCTGGTGGGGTGGCGGCAATGGCTGGAAAGAAAGCTATCTCTACAAGATCGAGCCGAAGAAGGGCACCTTCGCGGCCGCCGCGCCTAGCGCCTATCTGACCACGCTTGTGGGTCGCTGA